The Desulfohalovibrio reitneri genome contains a region encoding:
- a CDS encoding flavodoxin: MARALIVFGSETGNTRKASQIIAEAIEAKGHEVRMEDVQRVDTSILDEPYDLYLLGVSTWGAIDEEVTEDFKDFHEELASKDLSGKPMGVFGCGDSGYDQFCKAVDFVADRVEKQGAKLVLDKLKIDLDPANSREQVEAWAAQAAAAM, from the coding sequence ATGGCCCGCGCGCTCATCGTTTTCGGCAGCGAAACCGGAAATACCCGAAAAGCTTCGCAGATTATCGCCGAGGCCATCGAAGCCAAGGGACACGAAGTCAGGATGGAGGACGTGCAACGCGTCGACACGTCCATCCTGGACGAACCCTACGACCTGTACCTGCTCGGGGTCTCCACCTGGGGGGCTATCGACGAGGAAGTCACCGAGGACTTCAAGGACTTCCACGAAGAACTGGCCTCCAAGGACCTCTCCGGCAAGCCCATGGGGGTGTTCGGCTGCGGCGATTCCGGCTACGACCAATTCTGCAAGGCCGTGGACTTCGTGGCCGACCGGGTCGAGAAACAGGGTGCCAAACTGGTGCTGGACAAACTCAAAATCGACCTGGACCCGGCCAACTCGCGGGAGCAGGTGGAGGCCTGGGCGGCCCAGGCGGCCGCGGCCATGTAG
- the thiM gene encoding hydroxyethylthiazole kinase, translating into MHDSRAVQQSLAAIRGKGPLVHNITNFVVMNSTANALLSLGASPIMAHAVEEVEELAAISQALVINIGTLSPRWVESMRRAGYAARERGVPIVLDPVGAGASVLRTESCLALLREVGPGIVRGNGAEIAALASEAVGFTGEAQGRGVDSLSGPEAAVEAATALAEHFACVVVVSGAFDLITDGTRQIRVLNGDPLMPRVTGMGCSATAVIGAFAAVGSSNLEAAANGMAVMGVAGEMAAQSARGPGTFQAAFLDALYLMTPEELDSRLRLEEG; encoded by the coding sequence ATGCACGACAGCCGCGCCGTCCAGCAGAGCCTGGCCGCCATCCGCGGAAAAGGCCCCCTGGTCCACAACATCACCAATTTCGTGGTCATGAACTCCACGGCCAACGCCCTGCTCTCCCTGGGCGCCTCGCCCATCATGGCCCATGCCGTGGAGGAGGTGGAGGAGCTGGCCGCCATCTCCCAGGCGCTGGTCATCAACATCGGCACCCTCTCCCCCCGCTGGGTGGAGTCCATGCGCAGGGCGGGCTACGCCGCCCGCGAGCGCGGCGTGCCCATCGTCCTGGACCCCGTGGGCGCCGGAGCCTCGGTGCTGCGCACCGAGTCCTGCCTGGCGCTACTTCGCGAGGTGGGACCGGGCATCGTGCGGGGCAACGGCGCGGAGATCGCCGCCCTGGCCAGCGAAGCCGTGGGCTTCACGGGCGAGGCCCAGGGTCGCGGCGTGGACAGCCTCTCCGGCCCTGAGGCCGCGGTGGAGGCGGCCACCGCCCTGGCCGAGCACTTCGCCTGCGTGGTGGTGGTCTCCGGGGCCTTCGATCTCATCACCGACGGCACCCGCCAGATCCGTGTGCTCAATGGCGACCCCCTCATGCCCCGGGTGACGGGCATGGGCTGCTCGGCCACGGCCGTCATCGGCGCCTTCGCCGCGGTGGGCTCCTCCAACCTGGAGGCCGCGGCCAACGGCATGGCCGTCATGGGCGTGGCCGGGGAGATGGCCGCCCAGAGCGCCCGGGGCCCCGGCACCTTCCAGGCCGCCTTCCTGGACGCCCTCTACCTGATGACCCCGGAGGAGCTGGATTCCCGGCTGCGACTGGAGGAAGGCTGA